The following proteins are co-located in the Nonlabens ponticola genome:
- a CDS encoding 4a-hydroxytetrahydrobiopterin dehydratase, protein MEKLTEDQIEKHLQKVEGWDYYDDAIHTTFEFDNFMDAFSVMTRIALEAEKMEHHPDWHNVYNTLEITLNTHDVGGLTEKDFKLAAAIEHIVGDE, encoded by the coding sequence ATGGAAAAGTTGACTGAAGACCAGATTGAAAAACATCTGCAAAAAGTTGAAGGTTGGGATTATTATGATGATGCCATTCATACAACGTTCGAATTTGACAATTTCATGGACGCTTTCTCTGTAATGACGAGAATTGCGCTAGAGGCTGAAAAGATGGAACACCATCCAGACTGGCATAATGTTTACAACACGCTTGAGATCACGCTCAACACACATGATGTAGGCGGCTTGACTGAGAAGGATTTTAAATTAGCAGCAGCCATTGAACATATAGTAGGAGACGAGTAG
- a CDS encoding SRPBCC family protein produces the protein MKLYQIHTKQKLPISLDEAWEFLTDPNNLKLLTPPEMEMTVLYGTERGMYPGQLIEYSVKPLPFFKTNWVTHITQVEEKKFFVDEQMYGPYATWHHKHFVSEIPGGTLMEDVVHYRLPLGFLGKMVQPFLVKPKLEEIFRFRESALIKHFGAYNEPSNHDQTLKQDILN, from the coding sequence TTGAAACTCTACCAAATACACACCAAACAAAAACTACCTATCTCACTAGACGAGGCTTGGGAGTTTTTGACAGATCCCAACAACCTCAAACTGCTCACGCCACCAGAAATGGAAATGACCGTACTCTACGGTACAGAGCGCGGCATGTATCCAGGCCAGCTCATTGAGTACAGCGTCAAGCCACTACCCTTTTTCAAGACTAATTGGGTCACACACATCACACAGGTTGAGGAGAAGAAATTCTTTGTCGATGAGCAGATGTATGGACCATACGCGACCTGGCACCACAAACATTTTGTGAGCGAGATTCCAGGCGGCACGCTTATGGAAGATGTGGTACATTACAGATTACCGCTGGGATTTCTAGGTAAAATGGTACAGCCATTTCTAGTAAAACCCAAGCTAGAAGAAATATTCCGCTTTCGCGAAAGCGCACTCATCAAACATTTTGGAGCTTATAACGAGCCCAGCAATCACGATCAAACTCTTAAACAAGATATACTCAACTAA
- a CDS encoding CsbD family protein — translation MSDKELEGKFDQAKGKVKEEYGKLTDNEKKEAEGKAEQAEGKAKEAFGEAKRKVKNALGGDS, via the coding sequence ATGAGCGATAAAGAGCTAGAAGGAAAATTTGACCAGGCAAAAGGAAAAGTGAAAGAGGAGTACGGTAAATTGACCGACAATGAGAAGAAAGAAGCCGAAGGAAAAGCGGAACAAGCCGAAGGAAAGGCCAAAGAGGCATTTGGTGAAGCAAAAAGAAAAGTGAAGAACGCATTAGGAGGCGATAGCTAG
- a CDS encoding YebC/PmpR family DNA-binding transcriptional regulator, producing the protein MGRAFEFRKARKMKRWSAMSKAFTRIGKDIVIAVKEGGPDPDANARLRAVIQNAKSVNMPKANVERAIKKASDKDTANYETVLFEGYAPHGIAVLVETSTDNNNRTVANVRSYFNKYDGSLGTSGSVEFMFDHKCHFRIPAADHDLEELELELIDYGAEELFLDEKDDDDDNSVDGIMIYAEFQNYGALQKGLEEMGIEILSSDFEYIPTVQKELTAEQREDVDKLLEKLDEDDDVNNVYTTIKEDE; encoded by the coding sequence ATGGGAAGAGCATTTGAATTCCGCAAGGCGCGCAAGATGAAACGATGGAGCGCCATGTCCAAGGCATTTACAAGAATAGGTAAGGATATCGTTATTGCTGTAAAAGAAGGTGGTCCAGATCCTGATGCCAACGCTCGATTGAGAGCGGTCATACAAAACGCGAAATCTGTGAACATGCCTAAGGCAAACGTGGAGCGCGCTATCAAAAAGGCAAGCGATAAGGACACGGCAAACTATGAAACGGTTCTTTTTGAAGGATATGCGCCTCATGGTATTGCAGTTCTAGTTGAAACCTCTACCGACAATAATAATAGGACTGTAGCAAATGTGCGCAGTTACTTTAATAAGTATGATGGTAGTCTGGGAACCAGTGGATCAGTTGAATTTATGTTTGATCACAAGTGCCATTTTAGGATTCCGGCTGCAGATCACGATCTTGAGGAGCTAGAATTAGAACTTATTGATTATGGTGCAGAAGAGCTATTTCTAGACGAGAAAGATGATGATGATGATAACAGCGTCGATGGTATCATGATCTATGCAGAGTTTCAAAACTATGGTGCGTTGCAAAAAGGGTTGGAAGAAATGGGAATCGAGATTTTGAGTTCTGATTTTGAGTACATACCTACCGTGCAAAAAGAATTGACTGCCGAACAAAGAGAAGATGTGGATAAGCTGCTAGAAAAGCTTGATGAGGATGATGATGTAAATAATGTTTACACGACAATCAAAGAGGATGAGTAA
- a CDS encoding SDR family NAD(P)-dependent oxidoreductase, which translates to MSKNILLIGGSHGIGNAIVQHMHDGNNVFVASRENENLPDGVTHIPFDATSDELDTSSLPEALHGFVYCPGSINLKPFKMLKQEVFEEDMQINFFSLVKVTRAVMPLLTKAESSSAVFFSTVAVATGMPFHTSVAAAKGAIEGFAKALAAEYAPTVRVNVIAPSLVDTPLAGRLLSNDSKKEKMDELHPLKRVGTPEDVAGLAVYLLEQNAGWMTGQVLGINGGKGSLSV; encoded by the coding sequence ATGTCCAAGAATATTCTACTCATAGGCGGAAGCCACGGTATAGGGAATGCCATAGTCCAACACATGCATGATGGCAACAATGTTTTTGTTGCCTCACGCGAGAATGAAAACTTGCCCGATGGCGTGACCCACATTCCGTTTGATGCAACGAGTGATGAATTAGATACTAGTTCTTTGCCAGAAGCACTGCATGGTTTTGTGTATTGTCCAGGAAGCATCAATCTCAAGCCTTTCAAAATGCTGAAGCAAGAAGTGTTTGAAGAAGATATGCAGATCAACTTTTTCTCACTGGTAAAAGTAACCAGAGCAGTCATGCCACTTTTGACCAAAGCAGAAAGCAGCAGCGCGGTATTCTTCTCAACAGTTGCGGTGGCAACAGGTATGCCTTTTCATACCAGTGTAGCAGCGGCTAAAGGTGCCATTGAAGGTTTTGCAAAAGCACTAGCAGCAGAATATGCGCCAACGGTAAGAGTCAATGTGATCGCACCATCGCTAGTGGACACACCACTAGCAGGTAGATTACTTAGTAACGATTCCAAAAAAGAAAAAATGGATGAGCTACACCCATTAAAGCGTGTAGGAACACCAGAAGATGTTGCTGGACTTGCTGTCTATTTACTGGAACAAAATGCAGGCTGGATGACTGGTCAAGTATTAGGAATTAATGGTGGTAAAGGATCCTTATCCGTATAA